A section of the Pediococcus inopinatus genome encodes:
- a CDS encoding glycerate kinase: MMKIIVAPDSFKNSMTAKLATKQIVAGLKQAKQQIDIVSLPMADGGEGTMSVLMDHLKGELYSREVLDAIGRPIQAQFGITNSGVAVIDMASASGIEHLNSSELNPFSATTYGTGQLIKACLTYHPKKIYLGVGGSATNDGGAGVAMALGYQLLNKFGEPIPLGNIGLGELKTIVTPEKDVLSVPVTVLNDVANSLLGPEGATNIFGTQKGASSDDKKILEENLHHFSLIVQQDLNLDFADDWGTGGAGGLSYGLKTFFSAQLTSGIKTILELLDFKKDCEDADFIITGEGSFDTQSKNGKVPFGIAEMALQINPKCQVIILAGKVSSNLGDLPKNITLVKNINDGQKLVDQTLSRGPENIRQASEWLAKNFLFCSKLNGLQ; encoded by the coding sequence ATGATGAAAATTATTGTGGCACCAGATTCTTTTAAAAATAGTATGACGGCTAAACTGGCAACTAAACAGATTGTGGCTGGGTTGAAACAAGCCAAGCAGCAAATTGACATTGTGTCCTTGCCCATGGCAGATGGTGGGGAAGGCACAATGTCAGTGCTTATGGACCACTTGAAGGGAGAACTATATTCTCGTGAAGTTTTGGACGCAATAGGTCGTCCTATTCAAGCCCAATTTGGAATCACAAATAGTGGTGTGGCTGTGATTGATATGGCATCGGCGAGTGGAATTGAACATTTGAATAGTTCTGAGCTTAACCCATTTAGCGCCACAACTTATGGAACTGGGCAACTCATTAAAGCCTGTCTTACTTATCACCCCAAAAAGATTTATTTAGGGGTCGGCGGCAGTGCCACAAATGATGGTGGTGCAGGTGTTGCTATGGCACTTGGGTACCAGTTGTTGAACAAATTTGGAGAACCAATTCCTCTAGGAAATATCGGCTTGGGTGAACTTAAAACGATTGTGACACCTGAAAAAGACGTCCTATCAGTACCGGTAACTGTTTTAAATGATGTGGCGAATTCTCTTTTAGGTCCAGAGGGCGCAACTAATATATTTGGAACACAAAAAGGAGCTTCATCCGATGATAAAAAAATCCTTGAAGAAAATCTCCACCACTTTTCCTTAATAGTTCAGCAAGATTTGAATCTAGATTTTGCAGACGATTGGGGAACTGGTGGTGCAGGTGGTTTGAGCTATGGCTTGAAAACATTTTTTAGCGCACAGCTGACATCCGGTATTAAAACAATCTTGGAATTACTAGATTTCAAAAAAGATTGTGAAGACGCAGATTTTATAATTACCGGGGAAGGGTCATTTGATACGCAGTCAAAAAATGGAAAAGTTCCATTTGGAATTGCTGAAATGGCTTTGCAAATAAATCCTAAGTGTCAGGTAATTATTTTAGCAGGGAAAGTTTCCTCGAATTTAGGTGACTTACCTAAAAATATCACACTGGTTAAAAATATAAATGACGGTCAAAAGTTGGTTGATCAGACGTTAAGTAGGGGACCTGAAAACATTCGTCAGGCAAGTGAATGGTTAGCTAAAAACTTTCTCTTTTGTTCTAAATTAAATGGGCTTCAATAA
- a CDS encoding amidohydrolase family protein has protein sequence MANDDLADAIATNPDRFGGWAVLPVGDPKATAAELERAVKEKGLQGAMIHGYYDGKFFDDPFYEPIFAKTEELDVPLYFHPAVIPNDVKEHYYDGDSWSELTAFTFAGAGWGWHEDLGVQMVRLILSGLFDRHPNLHIITGHWGEMVPNFLERMDQTIGLTVQLKRSISQTYKDNFYITPSGMFFDTQLQLDMTEMGSDHLMYSVDYPYNHPTGVATFLADAGLSAKDQEKIAYTNAAKLLHLNK, from the coding sequence ATGGCTAACGATGATTTGGCTGATGCAATTGCCACAAATCCTGATCGTTTCGGTGGTTGGGCTGTGCTGCCAGTTGGGGATCCGAAAGCCACTGCTGCAGAGCTTGAGCGGGCCGTGAAAGAAAAAGGGCTCCAAGGGGCAATGATTCACGGCTATTATGATGGTAAGTTTTTTGATGATCCATTCTACGAGCCAATTTTTGCTAAGACTGAGGAACTAGATGTGCCATTGTATTTTCATCCTGCGGTAATTCCTAATGACGTTAAGGAACATTATTATGATGGTGATAGTTGGTCAGAATTAACTGCGTTCACCTTTGCTGGTGCTGGCTGGGGTTGGCATGAAGATCTTGGCGTTCAAATGGTTCGATTGATTTTATCTGGATTGTTTGATCGTCATCCTAATTTGCACATTATAACTGGTCATTGGGGTGAAATGGTGCCTAACTTCCTAGAACGGATGGATCAAACAATTGGGCTAACAGTTCAACTCAAACGGAGTATTAGCCAGACGTATAAAGACAATTTTTATATTACGCCCAGCGGTATGTTTTTTGACACTCAATTACAATTAGATATGACAGAAATGGGTAGCGATCATTTGATGTATTCAGTAGATTACCCATACAATCATCCCACTGGTGTAGCGACATTTTTAGCTGACGCCGGCTTAAGCGCCAAGGATCAAGAAAAAATTGCCTATACTAATGCTGCAAAATTATTACATTTAAACAAATAA
- the lexA gene encoding transcriptional repressor LexA gives MSKTSESKQFAVLRFIYDKVNEKGYPPTVREIGEAVSLSSTSTVHGHIERLQKKGLLQKDPTKPRALEITPAGLEELGVSVTPNKIPVLGTVTAGEPILAVEEATDFFPLPPEFEHEDGDLFMLNIRGESMIQAGILNGDQVIVRKQTSADNGDIVIAMTEENEATCKRFFKESDHIRLQPENDTMAPIILDNVSILGRVVGLYRDQIY, from the coding sequence ATGTCAAAAACATCTGAAAGCAAGCAATTTGCTGTGCTTCGGTTCATATATGATAAAGTAAACGAAAAAGGATATCCTCCGACCGTCCGAGAAATTGGCGAAGCTGTTTCCTTATCCTCTACTTCTACTGTACATGGCCATATTGAAAGATTGCAAAAAAAAGGGCTTCTACAAAAGGATCCTACAAAACCACGGGCTTTAGAAATTACACCTGCTGGTTTAGAAGAACTGGGCGTTAGTGTAACACCTAACAAAATCCCAGTATTAGGAACTGTCACTGCCGGAGAACCTATCTTAGCAGTTGAAGAAGCCACTGACTTTTTTCCCTTACCACCAGAATTTGAGCATGAGGACGGGGACTTGTTCATGCTAAATATCCGTGGTGAAAGTATGATTCAGGCTGGTATTCTAAATGGTGACCAAGTAATTGTGCGCAAACAAACTTCTGCAGATAATGGCGACATTGTGATTGCAATGACTGAAGAAAATGAAGCCACTTGCAAACGATTCTTTAAAGAATCAGATCATATTCGTTTACAACCTGAAAATGATACGATGGCACCAATTATTTTAGATAACGTCAGTATTCTTGGTCGCGTCGTTGGCTTATACAGAGATCAAATTTATTAA
- a CDS encoding hydroxymethylglutaryl-CoA synthase produces the protein MKVGIDRIRFYTPRWYVDMAKLAKARHEEPGKYLIGIGQSKQAVIPNTQDAVTMAANAADQIINDNNRDQIDLVLFGTESGIDNSKSAAIYLQHLLQLRADIQSVELKQACYAMTAGIQLAKDHVLAHPASKVLVVGSDIARYGLHTAGEPTQGGGAVAMIISADPKILAIEEPSAHYTADIMDFWRPLYATEAVVDGKYSSQEYIDFFDRTLTEYQTKTKSSLADLQAVIFHLPYTKMGLKALKSVLNRTDERHANQLLREFEYSRIFSREVGNLYTGSLYLSLLSLLVNSENLKSGQKIGLFSYGSGAEGEFYVATLQTNFQTAIESGSIKKVLEDREELSISEYETMFNSQMPLTDDNFVTNDKLDSAKFYLAGQKDQQRLYRRREV, from the coding sequence GTGAAAGTTGGAATAGATCGAATTAGATTTTACACACCTAGATGGTATGTGGACATGGCGAAGTTGGCAAAAGCCCGTCATGAAGAACCTGGAAAGTATTTGATTGGGATTGGTCAGAGTAAACAGGCGGTTATTCCAAATACACAAGACGCGGTCACAATGGCGGCCAATGCTGCTGACCAAATTATTAATGACAATAACCGCGATCAGATTGATCTAGTTTTGTTTGGAACGGAGTCTGGTATCGACAATTCGAAATCTGCAGCAATCTATCTGCAGCATTTGTTGCAATTGCGCGCCGATATTCAAAGTGTAGAACTTAAACAAGCTTGCTATGCAATGACGGCGGGAATTCAGCTTGCTAAAGATCATGTCCTTGCACATCCAGCCAGTAAAGTTTTGGTCGTTGGTTCTGATATTGCGCGATACGGCTTGCATACGGCCGGTGAACCAACTCAGGGTGGCGGTGCGGTAGCCATGATCATTAGTGCAGATCCTAAAATTTTGGCAATCGAAGAGCCATCCGCCCATTACACGGCAGATATCATGGATTTTTGGCGGCCATTATATGCAACAGAGGCCGTAGTGGATGGTAAGTATTCTTCTCAAGAATACATCGATTTTTTTGATCGGACATTAACCGAATACCAAACTAAAACCAAATCTTCACTTGCCGATTTACAGGCAGTTATTTTTCATCTTCCTTACACAAAGATGGGATTAAAGGCCCTGAAATCTGTCTTAAATAGGACCGATGAACGGCATGCAAACCAACTATTAAGAGAATTTGAATATTCACGTATTTTTAGCCGTGAGGTTGGGAATCTATATACGGGTTCCTTATACTTAAGCTTACTTTCTCTCCTAGTTAATAGTGAGAACCTGAAAAGTGGACAAAAAATTGGCCTATTCAGTTATGGATCTGGAGCGGAAGGCGAGTTTTATGTGGCAACTCTTCAAACAAATTTTCAAACTGCAATTGAAAGTGGATCAATCAAAAAAGTGCTAGAAGATCGGGAAGAACTTTCAATTTCTGAGTATGAAACTATGTTTAATTCACAGATGCCTTTGACTGACGATAATTTTGTGACTAATGATAAATTGGATTCTGCTAAGTTTTATCTAGCGGGTCAAAAAGATCAGCAGCGTTTATATCGACGGCGAGAAGTTTAA
- a CDS encoding TetR/AcrR family transcriptional regulator: protein MKIVKMPLAHDQHIDKRLRATQNKLFVTLKTYFSTNQPFSTIRVGTLCKDAKITRQTFYRHYGSIGEIITVSCVRMINQFLQKIDQASNSSHISAQLIVDALLNHQTLLETMFWSNEEDAVIQLMTGDILRAYSFEDIHKTHKPFIAELMARSIISFAQVLIKYPNTNKTDLIRIYKRMVPSSAILVTEDKK, encoded by the coding sequence ATGAAAATTGTTAAAATGCCACTTGCACATGATCAGCATATTGACAAACGCTTACGGGCCACTCAAAATAAGTTGTTCGTAACTTTGAAAACCTATTTTTCAACTAACCAGCCATTCTCTACAATCCGAGTAGGAACCCTATGCAAAGATGCAAAAATCACACGCCAAACATTTTACCGTCATTACGGTAGCATCGGTGAAATTATTACAGTTAGCTGTGTCAGAATGATCAACCAATTTCTCCAGAAAATTGATCAAGCATCCAATTCCAGTCATATTTCTGCACAATTAATTGTAGATGCACTGCTTAACCATCAAACATTATTGGAAACGATGTTTTGGAGTAATGAAGAAGACGCGGTCATACAGTTGATGACTGGCGATATTCTGCGTGCTTACAGTTTCGAAGACATTCACAAAACCCATAAACCTTTCATTGCCGAATTGATGGCTCGCAGTATAATTAGTTTTGCGCAGGTCCTAATAAAATATCCGAATACAAACAAAACAGATTTAATTCGCATTTATAAACGAATGGTCCCGTCGTCTGCCATTTTGGTTACAGAAGACAAAAAATGA